In the genome of Telluria beijingensis, one region contains:
- a CDS encoding PIG-L deacetylase family protein, whose protein sequence is MDAVSRSRHIAGAGSTARAWALDAALNAVPFCSLDAIIPPGRRVVVVAPHPDDEILACGALLHLLALRGDTPLIVAVTDGEASHPGSSDWPPERLRLARANETVAALACLGIDAPRMVRLGIPDGGVGGAERELASRLAPLFAQDDIVITTWRHDGHPDHEACARACMVTSRQAGARLLQAPVWGWHWSAPGDGCLPLAQARRLPLPASAVAKKRAALACFTSQVEPDASSGAAPILPGFAIERVLHPFELYLDDHG, encoded by the coding sequence ATGGACGCTGTGAGCCGCTCGCGCCACATCGCCGGCGCCGGCAGCACGGCCCGGGCCTGGGCGCTGGACGCCGCGCTGAACGCCGTCCCTTTCTGCTCGCTCGATGCCATCATTCCGCCGGGCCGGCGCGTGGTGGTGGTGGCGCCGCATCCCGACGACGAGATCCTCGCCTGCGGCGCGCTGCTGCACCTGCTCGCGCTGCGCGGAGACACGCCGCTGATCGTGGCCGTCACCGATGGCGAGGCCAGTCATCCTGGTTCAAGCGACTGGCCGCCCGAACGCCTGCGCCTCGCGCGCGCGAACGAGACCGTGGCCGCCCTGGCCTGCCTCGGCATCGACGCGCCACGCATGGTGCGGCTCGGCATCCCGGACGGCGGCGTGGGCGGCGCCGAACGCGAACTCGCTAGTCGCCTGGCGCCGCTGTTCGCGCAGGACGACATCGTCATCACCACCTGGCGCCACGACGGCCACCCCGACCACGAGGCCTGCGCCCGCGCCTGCATGGTCACAAGCCGGCAAGCCGGCGCGCGCCTGCTGCAGGCGCCGGTCTGGGGCTGGCACTGGAGCGCGCCGGGCGACGGATGCCTGCCGCTGGCGCAGGCACGGCGCCTGCCGCTGCCCGCGTCCGCCGTGGCGAAGAAGCGCGCCGCGCTGGCCTGCTTCACCAGCCAGGTCGAGCCCGACGCCAGCAGCGGCGCGGCGCCGATCCTGCCGGGCTTCGCCATCGAACGCGTGCTCCACCCATTCGAATTGTACCTGGACGACCATGGTTGA
- a CDS encoding acyl-CoA dehydrogenase family protein — MHSRIADVLPSLADAGPATALARLVAAGLDRLPLPGRGATLERWRSLAATGAHDLGLAKLFEGHTDALAILHEAGAADRAQQPAALWATWCAEPPDARLVLQANSNGHFSLHGRKAWCSGARDVTHAVVSCWSPDGAPLLAAVHLRQPGVEVTRDGWHAVGMGHTASVDVLFDGALATPLGGPGFYVARAGFWHGGAGVAACWFGAATRLAAALRERLAGRDDPHRLAQLGRATVALEGSAALMRETAATIDRDPGADAMALALALRLHVEATCATVLDAFGRALGAAPLCKDPVLARLYADLPVFLRQSHAERDLEALGRLVADGQEAPWTL; from the coding sequence ATGCACAGCCGAATCGCGGACGTCCTTCCCTCCCTGGCGGACGCCGGGCCCGCCACCGCACTGGCGCGCCTGGTCGCCGCCGGCCTCGACCGCCTGCCCCTGCCGGGCCGTGGCGCCACGCTCGAGCGCTGGCGCAGCCTGGCCGCCACCGGCGCCCACGACCTGGGCTTGGCCAAGCTGTTCGAAGGCCATACCGACGCCCTTGCCATCCTGCACGAAGCCGGCGCTGCCGACCGGGCGCAGCAGCCAGCCGCCCTGTGGGCTACCTGGTGCGCCGAGCCGCCCGACGCGCGCCTGGTATTGCAGGCGAACAGCAACGGACATTTCTCGTTGCACGGCCGCAAGGCTTGGTGTTCGGGCGCGCGTGACGTGACGCACGCGGTCGTCAGTTGCTGGAGTCCGGACGGCGCGCCGCTGCTGGCTGCGGTGCACTTGCGCCAACCGGGCGTCGAAGTCACGCGCGACGGCTGGCACGCGGTCGGCATGGGCCATACCGCCAGCGTCGACGTGCTGTTCGACGGGGCGCTCGCCACGCCGCTGGGCGGCCCCGGCTTCTATGTGGCGCGCGCCGGCTTCTGGCATGGCGGCGCCGGTGTGGCCGCCTGCTGGTTCGGGGCCGCGACCCGGCTCGCCGCGGCGCTGCGCGAGCGCCTTGCCGGACGCGACGATCCACACCGGCTGGCGCAACTGGGACGGGCGACCGTCGCCCTGGAGGGCAGCGCCGCCTTGATGCGCGAGACGGCGGCCACGATCGACCGCGATCCCGGCGCCGATGCGATGGCGCTTGCGCTGGCGCTGCGCCTGCACGTCGAAGCCACCTGCGCGACGGTGCTGGACGCCTTCGGCCGCGCGCTGGGCGCCGCCCCGCTATGCAAGGACCCGGTCCTGGCCCGCCTGTACGCCGACTTGCCGGTGTTCCTGCGCCAGAGCCACGCCGAGCGCGACCTGGAAGCGCTGGGCCGGCTGGTCGCCGATGGACAGGAGGCGCCATGGACGCTGTGA
- a CDS encoding AidA/PixA family protein gives MNADKKMASVRVVKPSATMPAPQTQIAIAVDTAYIAATNGQSVGTGIHMMDNQLNMDSSGEGSLELSTVCPVGSLIGFSVYPMDMNSGDKVVITGFNVSQGNVFGNVGYPIQADPNDGSYWIGQAMNAGRQTYQIQVRVTVGTLRPTNYDIDWDPFITAR, from the coding sequence ATGAACGCAGATAAAAAAATGGCTTCGGTCCGCGTCGTGAAACCGAGCGCCACCATGCCCGCGCCGCAGACCCAGATCGCGATCGCCGTCGACACCGCGTACATCGCCGCCACCAACGGCCAGTCGGTCGGCACCGGCATCCACATGATGGACAACCAGCTGAACATGGACAGCTCGGGCGAGGGCTCGCTGGAACTGAGCACCGTGTGCCCGGTCGGCAGCCTGATCGGCTTCTCGGTCTACCCGATGGACATGAACTCGGGCGACAAGGTCGTCATCACCGGCTTCAACGTCTCCCAGGGCAATGTGTTCGGCAACGTCGGCTATCCGATCCAGGCCGACCCGAACGACGGCAGCTACTGGATCGGCCAGGCGATGAATGCCGGCCGCCAGACCTACCAGATCCAGGTGCGGGTCACGGTCGGGACCCTGCGCCCGACCAACTACGACATCGACTGGGATCCGTTCATCACCGCCCGCTGA
- a CDS encoding DUF2721 domain-containing protein, which yields MNLQLSDIGQAIQLAIAPVFLLAGVGTMLIVLTNRLGRLIDRSRILDDRLRANPDTECVKELLSLHHRAALLNIAITASTACGLLVCLVIAMLFLGDTTDLPLDQYIALCFIGGMLALLVGFVYFMREILICCTFMRSQQMQVIAACNARVAGWSASTECGRAGRDAGPVG from the coding sequence ATGAATCTCCAGCTCAGCGACATCGGTCAAGCCATCCAGCTGGCGATTGCGCCGGTGTTCCTGCTCGCCGGGGTGGGCACGATGCTGATCGTGCTGACCAACCGGCTGGGTCGCCTGATCGACCGTAGCCGGATCCTTGACGACCGCCTGCGGGCGAATCCGGACACCGAATGCGTCAAGGAGCTGCTGAGCCTGCACCACCGCGCCGCGCTGCTCAATATCGCCATCACGGCCAGCACCGCCTGCGGCCTGCTGGTGTGCCTGGTGATTGCCATGCTGTTCCTGGGTGACACCACCGACCTGCCGCTGGACCAGTACATCGCCCTGTGCTTCATCGGCGGCATGCTGGCGCTGCTGGTCGGCTTCGTCTATTTCATGCGCGAGATCCTGATCTGCTGCACCTTCATGCGCAGCCAGCAGATGCAGGTGATCGCCGCCTGCAATGCCCGGGTGGCGGGATGGTCGGCGAGTACGGAATGTGGAAGGGCCGGCAGGGACGCCGGCCCGGTGGGATGA
- a CDS encoding alpha/beta fold hydrolase, giving the protein MNSILRPLLMAAVIGSAGSTVAAEQVTAVRYDSVQVKGAEVFYREAGPQDAPAVLLLHGFGASSHMFRNLIPALATGYRVIAPDLPGFGLTRTDQGFKYTFDNLADVIDAFTSAKGLQRYAIYVFDYGAPVGWRLAVRHPEKITAIVSQNGNGYEEGLSPGWAPMRAAWADPTPENREALRKFNTLDMLKWQYTEGVKDPTVIAPEGYLLAHEAVQRIGVEPQMDLLVDYGQNVRQYPLLHAYFRRHQPPLLAIWGKNDPFFLPPGAEAFKRDNPNAEVRFVDSGHFAIETHGAEIAQAMRNFLDRHLGQGNKN; this is encoded by the coding sequence ATGAACAGCATACTTCGCCCCCTTCTCATGGCCGCCGTGATCGGCAGCGCGGGCAGCACCGTCGCCGCCGAACAAGTAACCGCCGTCCGCTACGACTCGGTCCAGGTAAAAGGCGCGGAAGTGTTCTACCGCGAAGCCGGCCCGCAGGACGCACCGGCCGTCCTGCTGCTGCACGGCTTCGGCGCCTCGTCGCACATGTTCCGCAACCTGATTCCCGCGCTCGCCACCGGCTACCGCGTAATCGCGCCCGACCTGCCGGGCTTCGGCCTGACCCGCACCGACCAGGGTTTCAAGTACACCTTCGACAACCTGGCCGACGTGATCGACGCCTTTACCAGCGCCAAGGGCCTGCAGCGCTACGCCATCTATGTGTTCGACTACGGCGCGCCGGTCGGCTGGCGCCTGGCCGTGCGCCATCCGGAAAAGATCACGGCCATCGTGAGCCAGAACGGCAATGGCTATGAAGAGGGCCTGAGCCCCGGCTGGGCCCCGATGCGCGCGGCCTGGGCCGATCCGACGCCCGAGAACCGCGAAGCGCTGCGCAAGTTCAATACCCTCGACATGCTCAAGTGGCAATACACCGAGGGCGTGAAGGATCCCACCGTCATCGCGCCCGAGGGCTACCTGCTGGCCCATGAGGCGGTGCAACGTATCGGCGTCGAGCCGCAGATGGACCTGCTGGTCGACTACGGCCAGAACGTCAGGCAATACCCGCTGCTGCACGCCTATTTCCGCCGCCACCAGCCGCCGCTGCTCGCCATCTGGGGCAAGAACGATCCCTTCTTCCTGCCGCCCGGCGCGGAAGCCTTCAAGCGCGACAATCCGAACGCCGAGGTGCGTTTCGTCGACAGCGGCCACTTCGCGATCGAGACCCATGGCGCCGAGATCGCGCAGGCGATGCGCAACTTCCTCGACCGCCACCTGGGCCAGGGCAACAAGAACTAA